In a genomic window of Colius striatus isolate bColStr4 chromosome 2, bColStr4.1.hap1, whole genome shotgun sequence:
- the LOC133624800 gene encoding uncharacterized protein LOC133624800 isoform X1: MKPLPSLILLALLLALWMWGQAAGRQAPGSMLRSRCGAAGCDAALRACESSQEYQKVKTGSVSPWILAYVPIRSCHRVLKDKRGEFSPPAYHGESPISFWCNWTIWAGSKKHIVIYIQGFTTKESCNQNEDKILFEGVSSLVESSVVYACWEKEMHVFATFAQAVHVVLLKRYWPNCRDTQFKAKYYIFQDQEGESSSTDDVAYETPAPKLSKQDGIFQSGWAEELRDVLGFATTRSIVNLGKTMVLSSGLMQGRGTMLGTMALRSPVELNPYELVRTPPLERKAPYVLGSELPGGLRCCEKAQSRGTPEGIIPTAAQDSWEQSFSVSGDVTVGFGYMPRLSSVLLETPLPGALQVAEPLLQPAGVVLESSQSILHPTSRLEDLNDLKFMIKPTCTSHMDLAAHLSSLSPGRRRSQENTDTTMSGGLSTVNLEKEESYPQSNIPVGDADALAKGLMASLSSPYEVVNRDYSHLLPEKSQRCQSCSRHLPITQPELEKNSLQYKRLMDISSLESFRGVVRGETALHPTAPWDILQEHHHLRGQSSRVLHSALTDHVSLPQHAQAHVSPAAEKAHGPSLGVKSCCHQSDQAAQPGLVVPPLSTRLEHPSTAISTLRTETVPVLVVSCTEPVPADFGSTDVIPEPPLPLGTEPVSKVISPPAALHLEPSSLRQRAGISPASPEEQEMVSPSPPCHPSAVSELGADGSPGCLHPGIQKQVLEKTGGQQEASAPLGLPTGGPSPASVTNPKPGVGLPWPEDHKSRGSGLASPSLPDTWGVRREGRVVPAQHQGTGASDKLAFPSILGGFKVQKTTKALQVGAGEWRNSSSSATPAHSGSPVAQEGETVSRGQKLPELSDSASRNTEVPEGQQQTHAELGPPWAMQYSPVRSCHLVFRDGSGMFSLPLHADVTTTIWCNWTIVAGSQKHVVIYIQGFQGSDGCGKNQDKIIFQGVSSSVETKVVYACHNRGTLVFAAQAAAVHVLFLSGSGSPSHQYEHFKGQYYVFRDSETVGSSNDIIAPQQPFQEVSRKGSQRTAVTKGLLTMLKASLGPSGALSAGRIQPELVSPDEEAQDPPDLVVDAQSGADLNNLDLNECGQLLSKRELERTLKDDSTKGRGTKDGVLMEPSPTRQGNGSKAELSALGPSKGDEELVSALVTIAPCSSVVIPSSEMPNSNRSVSAKSSSLGQAKDGLSEEVVAAAHPTQASVLEEPLLNTSTKPSLYPSPNVTAGGVMSPEEGDKELLDLFSALASLENDTVLQSQHHPGDVLFEVTTEIKSKDWISRSGSDLLESMKNHIQENLKLSTNRVNEIKLKEIKRTSDANLLLTFWLHLKPEERNVSLLLHSQLQELLGTSAGVEKLQLISLYVEDVNECRAGVSLCGEGAECFNGVGTYLCRCKKEYEDHSPTKSGTLCIRPPLSGISIFLRHADMLVGAAIVAVLAMLVAAVALCRASRQQQHGRRSPSPEEPPVRAAEEPAMELHDLGQCLHLDPFQLKLRARPPEWLWAVRAHPDRAYQGFQDQSPPL, from the exons ATGAAGCCTTTGCCCTCTCTGATACTTCTGGCCCTGCTCCTAGCGCTGTGGATGTGGGGACAAGCTGCTGGCAGGCAGGCTCCTGGGTCGATGCTGAGGTCCCGCTGTGGTGCTGCAGGTTGTGATGCTGCCCTGAGG GCCTGTGAGTCCTCTCAGGAATACCAGAAGGTTAAAACTG GGTCAGTCTCTCCTTGGATATTGGCATATGTCCCTATAAGAAGCTGCCACAGAGTCCTGAAAGACAAACGTGGGGAGTTTTCTCCTCCAGCATACCATGGTGAATCCCCCATAAGCTTTTGGTGCAACTGGACGATCTGGGCAGGATCCAAAAAGCACATAGTCATTTATATTCAGGGCTTTACCACTAAGGAGAGTTGCAACCAAAATGAGGACAAAATCCTGTTTGAAGGAGTTTCGTCACTGGTGGAAAGCAGTGTGGTTTATGCTTGTTGGGAAAAGGAGATGCATGTTTTTGCCACCTTTGCCCAGGCTGTCCACGTTGTGCTGCTGAAGAGGTACTGGCCAAACTGCAGAGACACACAATTTAAAGCAAAGTACTACATCTTCCAAGATCAGGAAGGTGAATCTTCTTCCACAGATGACGTGGCTTATGAAACTCCTGCTCCAAAACTATCAAAGCAAGATGGTATTTTTCAGTCTGGATGGGCTGAAGAACTTAGAGATGTGCTGGGCTTTGCAACCACACGTAGCATCGTGAACCTTGGCAAGACCATGGTGTTGAGCAGTGGATTGATGCAGGGAAGAGGGACCATGCTGGGTACTATGGCTCTGAGAAGTCCTGTTGAGCTCAACCCATATGAATTAGTGAGGACTCCACCCCTGGAGAGAAAAGCTCCTTATGTGCTGGGGTCTGAGCTACCAGGAGGTCTGAGGTGCTGCGAGAAAGCTCAAAGCAGAGGAACCCCTGAGGGTATAATCCCCACTGCAGCACAGGATAGCTGGGAGCAGAGTTTCTCTGTGAGTGGGGACGTGACTGTGGGTTTTGGTTACATGCCCAGGCTTTCAAGTGTGCTTTTGGAAACTCCTTTGCCTGGTGCCTTGCAGGTAGCAGAGCCTCTTTTGCAGCCAGCAGGTGTAGTTCTGGAGAGCAGCCAGTCCATCCTGCACCCTACCTCGAGGCTGGAAGATCTGAATGACCTAAAATTTATGATTAAACCAACATGCACAAGTCACATGGATTTGGCTGCTCACTTGTCATCTTTGTCCCCTGGCAGAAGACGAAGCCAAGAGAACACAGATACCACCATGTCTGGAGGGCTCAGCACAGTCAacttggagaaggaagaaagctaCCCTCAGTCAAACATCCCAGTGGGGGATGCTGATGCCCTTGCCAAGGGCCTGATGGCCAGCCTGAGTAGCCCCTATGAAGTGGTAAACAGGGACTACTCACATTTGCTGCCTGAGAAAAGCCAAAGATGCCAAAGCTGTTCTAGGCATTTGCCCATCACTCAACctgagctggaaaaaaacagccTCCAATATAAGAGGCTCATGGATATTTCCTCCTTGGAAAGTTTTAGGGGAGTTGTCAGGGGGGAAACAGCATTGCATCCCACAGCACCGTGGGACATTCTGCAAGAGCATCATCATTTGCGTGGCCAGAGCAGTCGTGTCCTGCACTCAGCCCTTACAGACCATGTGAGCCTTCCCCAACATGCCCAAGCACATGTCAGTCCAGCTGCTGAGAAAGCTCATGGGCCTTCCTTGGGTGTAAAAAGCTGCTGCCACCAAAGTGACCAAGctgcacagccagggctggtTGTACCCCCTTTGTCAACCAGGCTGGAGCATCCTTCCACTGCCATTTCCACCCTACGGACAGAAACAGTCCCTGTGCTGGTTGTCTCCTGCACAGAACCTGTCCCTGCAGACTTTGGCTCTACTGATGTCATCCCTGAACCACCTCTTCCTCTGGGTACAGAGCCTGTGTCCAAGGTGATCTCTCCACCAGCAGCTTTGCATTTGGAGCCCAGCAGCCTCAGGCAAAGGGCAGGCATCTCACCAGCTAGCCCAGAAGAACAGGAGATGGtctccccttccccaccctgCCACCCATCAGCAGTCTCTGAACTGGGTGCAGATGGGTCTCCCGGATGCCTTCACCCTGGGATCCAAAAGCAGGTTCTGGAGAAAACAGGTGGCCAACAAGAAGCTTCAGCCCCTCTGGGCTTGCCAACTGGAGGTCCTTCCCCAGCTTCTGTCACCAATCCAAAGCCTGGAGTGGGGCTTCCCTGGCCTGAGGATCACAAGAGCAGGGGCTCTGGGTTGGCATCACCTTCCCTACCTGACACCTGGGGAGTGAGGAGAGAGGGTCGTGTGGTGCCTGCGCAGCATCAGGGCACAGGTGCTAGTGACAAACTGGCTTTTCCCTCCATCCTTGGTGGATTTAAAGTGCAGAAAACCACCAAAGCTCTTCAAGTGGGTGCAGGAGAGTGGAGAAATTCCTCTTCCAGTGCCACTCCTGCACACTCTGGCTCTCCTGTGGCCCAGGAGGGAGAAACAGTGTCAAGAGGCCAAAAGCTTCCAGAGCTCTCTGATTCTGCATCCAGAAACACCGAGGTACCAGAAGGACAGCAACAGACACATGCTG AGCTAGGACCTCCCTGGGCAATGCAGTACTCCCCTGTCAGGAGCTGCCACCTTGTCTTTCGGGATGGCTCTGGGATGTTTTCTCTGCCCCTGCACGCTGATGTGACAACCACCATCTGGTGCAACTGGACCATAGTGGCAGGCTCCCAGAAGCACGTTGTCATCTACATCCAGGGCTTCCAGGGGAGCGATGGCTGTGGCAAGAACCAGGACAAGATAATCTTTCAGGGGGTCTCATCAAGTGTGGAAACCAAGGTGGTGTATGCCTGTCACAACCGAGGAACTCTCGTCTTCGCCGcacaagctgctgcagtccatgttttgtttctgtcagGGAGTGGTTCCCCAAGCCATCAATATGAACATTTTAAAGGACAGTATTATGTGTTCAGAGATTCTGAAACTGTAGGCTCTTCAAATGATATCATAGCTCCccaacaaccctttcaggaggTCTCCAGAAAAGGGAGCCAGAGGACAGCAGTAACAAAAGGTTTATTGACCATGCTGAAAGCCTCCTTGGGCCCATCAGGTGCTCTCTCTGCTGGCAGGATCCAGCCTGAGCTTGTGAGCCCAGATGAGGAGGCTCAAGACCCTCCTGATCTTGTGGTAGATGCTCAGTCTGGTGCTGACCTGAACAACCTTGACCTGAATGAATGTGGTCAGCTGTTGAGTAAAagagagttggaaaggacccttAAGGATGACAGCACCAAGGGCAGAGGAACCAAAGACGGAGTGTTGATGGAGCCATCTCCAACTAGGCAAGGCAATGGGTCTAAAGCTGAGCTGTCTGCTTTGGGGCCTTCCAAGGGGGATGAGGAGCTGGTGTCTGCTCTGGTCACCATAGCCCCATGTTCCTCGGTGGTCATTCCTTCCTCAGAGATGCCCAACAGCAACAGAAGTGTCTCTGCCAAATCATCTAGCCTGGGTCAGGCCAAGGACGGCCTGTCAGAAGAAGTGGTTGCTGCTGCACACCCCACACAGGCATCAGTGCTGGAAGAGCCACTGCTAAACACGAGCACAAAACCTTCTCTCTACCCCTCTCCTAATGTGACTGCTGGAGGTGTGATGTCTCCAGAAGAAGGGGACAAAGAGCTCTTAG aTCTGTTTTCTGCCCTGGCATCTCTGGAAAATGACACAGTATTGCAATCCCAACACCACCCTGGAG ATGTGCTGTTTGAAGTAACTACTGAAATCAAATCCAAGGACTGGATTTCTCGTAGTGGAAGTGATCTCCTTGAATCTATGAAGAACCAT ATCCAGGAGAACCTGAAACTTTCTACCAACAGAGTCAATGAAATAAAGTTAAAGGAAATCAAAAG GACCAGTGATGCCAACCTGCTCCTCACCTTCTGGCTGCACCTGAAGCCGGAGGAGAGAAAtgtgtctctgctcctgcactctcagctgcaggagctgcttggCACCTCGGCAGGAGtggagaagctgcagctcaTTTCGCTGTATGTTGAAG ATGTGAACGAGTGCAGGGCTGGGGTCAGCctctgtggggagggggcagagtGCTTCAATGGTGTGGGCACCTACCTCTGCCGCTGCAAAAAGGAGTATGAAGATCATTCTCCCACCAAGTCTGGCACCCTCTGCATCCGCCCTCCCCTCTCAG GGATCAGCATCTTCCTCCGCCACGCTGACATGCTGGTGGGGGCAGCCATTGTGGCTGTGCTGGCCATGCTGGTGGCTGCCGTGGCCTTGTGCAGGgcctccaggcagcagcagcatggcaggAGGAGCCCAAGCCCTGAGGAGCCGCCGGTGAGGGCTGCAGAGGAGCCAGCCATGGAGCTGCATGACCTGGGGCAGTGCCTACACCTCGACCCCTTCCAGCTGAAGCTGCGGGCCAGGCCCCCTGAGTGGCTGTGGGCTGTCCGGGCTCACCCTGACCGGGCGTACCAGGGCTTTCAGGACCAGTCCCCTCCGCTCTGA
- the LOC133624800 gene encoding uncharacterized protein LOC133624800 isoform X5 gives MKPLPSLILLALLLALWMWGQAAGRQAPGSMLRSRCGAAGCDAALRACESSQEYQKVKTGSVSPWILAYVPIRSCHRVLKDKRGEFSPPAYHGESPISFWCNWTIWAGSKKHIVIYIQGFTTKESCNQNEDKILFEGVSSLVESSVVYACWEKEMHVFATFAQAVHVVLLKRYWPNCRDTQFKAKYYIFQDQEGESSSTDDVAYETPAPKLSKQDGIFQSGWAEELRDVLGFATTRSIVNLGKTMVLSSGLMQGRGTMLGTMALRSPVELNPYELVRTPPLERKAPYVLGSELPGGLRCCEKAQSRGTPEGIIPTAAQDSWEQSFSVSGDVTVGFGYMPRLSSVLLETPLPGALQVAEPLLQPAGVVLESSQSILHPTSRLEDLNDLKFMIKPTCTSHMDLAAHLSSLSPGRRRSQENTDTTMSGGLSTVNLEKEESYPQSNIPVGDADALAKGLMASLSSPYEVVNRDYSHLLPEKSQRCQSCSRHLPITQPELEKNSLQYKRLMDISSLESFRGVVRGETALHPTAPWDILQEHHHLRGQSSRVLHSALTDHVSLPQHAQAHVSPAAEKAHGPSLGVKSCCHQSDQAAQPGLVVPPLSTRLEHPSTAISTLRTETVPVLVVSCTEPVPADFGSTDVIPEPPLPLGTEPVSKVISPPAALHLEPSSLRQRAGISPASPEEQEMVSPSPPCHPSAVSELGADGSPGCLHPGIQKQVLEKTGGQQEASAPLGLPTGGPSPASVTNPKPGVGLPWPEDHKSRGSGLASPSLPDTWGVRREGRVVPAQHQGTGASDKLAFPSILGGFKVQKTTKALQVGAGEWRNSSSSATPAHSGSPVAQEGETVSRGQKLPELSDSASRNTEVPEGQQQTHAELGPPWAMQYSPVRSCHLVFRDGSGMFSLPLHADVTTTIWCNWTIVAGSQKHVVIYIQGFQGSDGCGKNQDKIIFQGVSSSVETKVVYACHNRGTLVFAAQAAAVHVLFLSGSGSPSHQYEHFKGQYYVFRDSETVGSSNDIIAPQQPFQEVSRKGSQRTAVTKGLLTMLKASLGPSGALSAGRIQPELVSPDEEAQDPPDLVVDAQSGADLNNLDLNECGQLLSKRELERTLKDDSTKGRGTKDGVLMEPSPTRQGNGSKAELSALGPSKGDEELVSALVTIAPCSSVVIPSSEMPNSNRSVSAKSSSLGQAKDGLSEEVVAAAHPTQASVLEEPLLNTSTKPSLYPSPNVTAGGVMSPEEGDKELLDLFSALASLENDTVLQSQHHPGDVLFEVTTEIKSKDWISRSGSDLLESMKNHIQENLKLSTNRVNEIKLKEIKRYLSGSALLYRPVLHQARGSATVHSKCASQIFFLAT, from the exons ATGAAGCCTTTGCCCTCTCTGATACTTCTGGCCCTGCTCCTAGCGCTGTGGATGTGGGGACAAGCTGCTGGCAGGCAGGCTCCTGGGTCGATGCTGAGGTCCCGCTGTGGTGCTGCAGGTTGTGATGCTGCCCTGAGG GCCTGTGAGTCCTCTCAGGAATACCAGAAGGTTAAAACTG GGTCAGTCTCTCCTTGGATATTGGCATATGTCCCTATAAGAAGCTGCCACAGAGTCCTGAAAGACAAACGTGGGGAGTTTTCTCCTCCAGCATACCATGGTGAATCCCCCATAAGCTTTTGGTGCAACTGGACGATCTGGGCAGGATCCAAAAAGCACATAGTCATTTATATTCAGGGCTTTACCACTAAGGAGAGTTGCAACCAAAATGAGGACAAAATCCTGTTTGAAGGAGTTTCGTCACTGGTGGAAAGCAGTGTGGTTTATGCTTGTTGGGAAAAGGAGATGCATGTTTTTGCCACCTTTGCCCAGGCTGTCCACGTTGTGCTGCTGAAGAGGTACTGGCCAAACTGCAGAGACACACAATTTAAAGCAAAGTACTACATCTTCCAAGATCAGGAAGGTGAATCTTCTTCCACAGATGACGTGGCTTATGAAACTCCTGCTCCAAAACTATCAAAGCAAGATGGTATTTTTCAGTCTGGATGGGCTGAAGAACTTAGAGATGTGCTGGGCTTTGCAACCACACGTAGCATCGTGAACCTTGGCAAGACCATGGTGTTGAGCAGTGGATTGATGCAGGGAAGAGGGACCATGCTGGGTACTATGGCTCTGAGAAGTCCTGTTGAGCTCAACCCATATGAATTAGTGAGGACTCCACCCCTGGAGAGAAAAGCTCCTTATGTGCTGGGGTCTGAGCTACCAGGAGGTCTGAGGTGCTGCGAGAAAGCTCAAAGCAGAGGAACCCCTGAGGGTATAATCCCCACTGCAGCACAGGATAGCTGGGAGCAGAGTTTCTCTGTGAGTGGGGACGTGACTGTGGGTTTTGGTTACATGCCCAGGCTTTCAAGTGTGCTTTTGGAAACTCCTTTGCCTGGTGCCTTGCAGGTAGCAGAGCCTCTTTTGCAGCCAGCAGGTGTAGTTCTGGAGAGCAGCCAGTCCATCCTGCACCCTACCTCGAGGCTGGAAGATCTGAATGACCTAAAATTTATGATTAAACCAACATGCACAAGTCACATGGATTTGGCTGCTCACTTGTCATCTTTGTCCCCTGGCAGAAGACGAAGCCAAGAGAACACAGATACCACCATGTCTGGAGGGCTCAGCACAGTCAacttggagaaggaagaaagctaCCCTCAGTCAAACATCCCAGTGGGGGATGCTGATGCCCTTGCCAAGGGCCTGATGGCCAGCCTGAGTAGCCCCTATGAAGTGGTAAACAGGGACTACTCACATTTGCTGCCTGAGAAAAGCCAAAGATGCCAAAGCTGTTCTAGGCATTTGCCCATCACTCAACctgagctggaaaaaaacagccTCCAATATAAGAGGCTCATGGATATTTCCTCCTTGGAAAGTTTTAGGGGAGTTGTCAGGGGGGAAACAGCATTGCATCCCACAGCACCGTGGGACATTCTGCAAGAGCATCATCATTTGCGTGGCCAGAGCAGTCGTGTCCTGCACTCAGCCCTTACAGACCATGTGAGCCTTCCCCAACATGCCCAAGCACATGTCAGTCCAGCTGCTGAGAAAGCTCATGGGCCTTCCTTGGGTGTAAAAAGCTGCTGCCACCAAAGTGACCAAGctgcacagccagggctggtTGTACCCCCTTTGTCAACCAGGCTGGAGCATCCTTCCACTGCCATTTCCACCCTACGGACAGAAACAGTCCCTGTGCTGGTTGTCTCCTGCACAGAACCTGTCCCTGCAGACTTTGGCTCTACTGATGTCATCCCTGAACCACCTCTTCCTCTGGGTACAGAGCCTGTGTCCAAGGTGATCTCTCCACCAGCAGCTTTGCATTTGGAGCCCAGCAGCCTCAGGCAAAGGGCAGGCATCTCACCAGCTAGCCCAGAAGAACAGGAGATGGtctccccttccccaccctgCCACCCATCAGCAGTCTCTGAACTGGGTGCAGATGGGTCTCCCGGATGCCTTCACCCTGGGATCCAAAAGCAGGTTCTGGAGAAAACAGGTGGCCAACAAGAAGCTTCAGCCCCTCTGGGCTTGCCAACTGGAGGTCCTTCCCCAGCTTCTGTCACCAATCCAAAGCCTGGAGTGGGGCTTCCCTGGCCTGAGGATCACAAGAGCAGGGGCTCTGGGTTGGCATCACCTTCCCTACCTGACACCTGGGGAGTGAGGAGAGAGGGTCGTGTGGTGCCTGCGCAGCATCAGGGCACAGGTGCTAGTGACAAACTGGCTTTTCCCTCCATCCTTGGTGGATTTAAAGTGCAGAAAACCACCAAAGCTCTTCAAGTGGGTGCAGGAGAGTGGAGAAATTCCTCTTCCAGTGCCACTCCTGCACACTCTGGCTCTCCTGTGGCCCAGGAGGGAGAAACAGTGTCAAGAGGCCAAAAGCTTCCAGAGCTCTCTGATTCTGCATCCAGAAACACCGAGGTACCAGAAGGACAGCAACAGACACATGCTG AGCTAGGACCTCCCTGGGCAATGCAGTACTCCCCTGTCAGGAGCTGCCACCTTGTCTTTCGGGATGGCTCTGGGATGTTTTCTCTGCCCCTGCACGCTGATGTGACAACCACCATCTGGTGCAACTGGACCATAGTGGCAGGCTCCCAGAAGCACGTTGTCATCTACATCCAGGGCTTCCAGGGGAGCGATGGCTGTGGCAAGAACCAGGACAAGATAATCTTTCAGGGGGTCTCATCAAGTGTGGAAACCAAGGTGGTGTATGCCTGTCACAACCGAGGAACTCTCGTCTTCGCCGcacaagctgctgcagtccatgttttgtttctgtcagGGAGTGGTTCCCCAAGCCATCAATATGAACATTTTAAAGGACAGTATTATGTGTTCAGAGATTCTGAAACTGTAGGCTCTTCAAATGATATCATAGCTCCccaacaaccctttcaggaggTCTCCAGAAAAGGGAGCCAGAGGACAGCAGTAACAAAAGGTTTATTGACCATGCTGAAAGCCTCCTTGGGCCCATCAGGTGCTCTCTCTGCTGGCAGGATCCAGCCTGAGCTTGTGAGCCCAGATGAGGAGGCTCAAGACCCTCCTGATCTTGTGGTAGATGCTCAGTCTGGTGCTGACCTGAACAACCTTGACCTGAATGAATGTGGTCAGCTGTTGAGTAAAagagagttggaaaggacccttAAGGATGACAGCACCAAGGGCAGAGGAACCAAAGACGGAGTGTTGATGGAGCCATCTCCAACTAGGCAAGGCAATGGGTCTAAAGCTGAGCTGTCTGCTTTGGGGCCTTCCAAGGGGGATGAGGAGCTGGTGTCTGCTCTGGTCACCATAGCCCCATGTTCCTCGGTGGTCATTCCTTCCTCAGAGATGCCCAACAGCAACAGAAGTGTCTCTGCCAAATCATCTAGCCTGGGTCAGGCCAAGGACGGCCTGTCAGAAGAAGTGGTTGCTGCTGCACACCCCACACAGGCATCAGTGCTGGAAGAGCCACTGCTAAACACGAGCACAAAACCTTCTCTCTACCCCTCTCCTAATGTGACTGCTGGAGGTGTGATGTCTCCAGAAGAAGGGGACAAAGAGCTCTTAG aTCTGTTTTCTGCCCTGGCATCTCTGGAAAATGACACAGTATTGCAATCCCAACACCACCCTGGAG ATGTGCTGTTTGAAGTAACTACTGAAATCAAATCCAAGGACTGGATTTCTCGTAGTGGAAGTGATCTCCTTGAATCTATGAAGAACCAT ATCCAGGAGAACCTGAAACTTTCTACCAACAGAGTCAATGAAATAAAGTTAAAGGAAATCAAAAG